In Pseudomonas lutea, the genomic stretch CCGAGTTTCTCGAGTTTGACCATCATTCTTGGCAGCACGGCCTCGGTGGAGCAGGTGCCCAGGGTGATGAGAATTTCGTCCTTGAAATACCGAAGGAACTGCACGAGCGGCATCCCCGACCATCGCGCCACCGTGCCCAGCACCACCACGATGAAAATCAGGGTGGTGAGGTAGAGCGCGACCAGCAACTGACCCAGAGACAGCAGTGTGCCGATGCCATATTTGCCGATTGTAAAGGCCATGCCGGCACCCGCACCGATCGGTGCCAGGCGCATCACCATGGCGACGATCCTGAACAGCCCTTGCAGGAACAGGTCGATGGTGTTGATCAACGGTTTGCTGGTCTCGCCCATTTGAACCAGGGCAATGCCCATCAAAACCGAAAGCAGAATGACCTGAAGCATAACGCCGTTGGAGAAGGCACCCATGAAGGTGTGGGGAATGATGTTGAGGAAGAATTCAATGGTGCCGCCCTGTTCGCTGGCAGCCTGGCTGTACTTGTTGATGGCACTTGCGTCGAGCGCGTTGACATTGATGTTCATGCCCACGCCAGGTTTGACGACATTGACAACAATAAGCCCGATGACCAACGCTATTGTGGACAGGATTTCAAAATACAGCAGGGCTTTCACGCCGATGCGCCCCACCTCTTTGATACTGCCCATCTTGGCAATACCGACGACGACCGTACCAAAAATGATGGGCGCCAGCAGCATCTTGATCAGCTTTATAAAGCCGTCGGCGAACGGTTGAAGTTTGGCGCCTATGTCAGGCAGGAAGTAACCGATGGCCGCGCCGATGATGATGCCGATCAGCACTTGCACATACAGCTGGCCGTACCAGCGAGATTTCGAGATTTCCACGAGAGCACCTCATTTTATTGTTGTGATGGGCGTGTGGCTTGGCATCCGCGAA encodes the following:
- the dctA gene encoding C4-dicarboxylate transporter DctA — its product is MEISKSRWYGQLYVQVLIGIIIGAAIGYFLPDIGAKLQPFADGFIKLIKMLLAPIIFGTVVVGIAKMGSIKEVGRIGVKALLYFEILSTIALVIGLIVVNVVKPGVGMNINVNALDASAINKYSQAASEQGGTIEFFLNIIPHTFMGAFSNGVMLQVILLSVLMGIALVQMGETSKPLINTIDLFLQGLFRIVAMVMRLAPIGAGAGMAFTIGKYGIGTLLSLGQLLVALYLTTLIFIVVVLGTVARWSGMPLVQFLRYFKDEILITLGTCSTEAVLPRMMVKLEKLGCRKSVVGMVLPTGYTFNADGTCIYLTMAAIFIAQATNTPLTFADQMVLLAVFLLTSKGSAGVAGAGFVTLAATLTTIHSIPLVGLVLLLGIDRFLNEARAVTNLIGNGIGTIAIAKWDNSFDVAACERELALMKQDKLARKGLLDQK